A region from the Variovorax sp. V93 genome encodes:
- the rpoD gene encoding RNA polymerase sigma factor RpoD: MPSSKKPAPSLAKSVAAKSVAEKPLKAGVMPATKSGAAASKSAAATKVKTVPTKSTSIDDPKKAAAKAVAAAPAAKKVGRPPKAAGAAAPATGAKRGRKPKAGNEAPESDVDLSDIEEDLAGDEPATATTEEKVKPLRMKISKAKERALMKEFGLDETVLSEEDLAKRRSRLKTLITLGKTRGYLTHGEISDHLPDKLVDAETMEVVVTMLNDMGVAVYEQTPDAETLLLNNTAPTATTVEEAEEEAEAALSTVDSEFGRTTDPVRMYMREMGTVELLTREGEIEIAKRIEGGLMAMMEAISASPATIAEILRLAADIREGKVVISTVVDGFSNPNEADDYVAEEDFDEFDEEDDDDGKGGSKALTKKLEELKRDALERFDRIASMFEKVHKIYDKEGYGTPAYEKAQQALSDELMTIRFTAKTIEKLCDLVRTQVDDVRKKERELRRIIVDKCGFPQDEFIRDFSGYDKNGNRVPSNLLNQKWVEKQAAAGKPWSAVLARNIPPVQELQQKLADIQSRVVVPLTQLKEINKRMNEGESSSRDAKKEMIEANLRLVISIAKKYTNRGLQFLDLIQEGNIGLMKAVDKFEYRRGYKFSTYATWWIRQAITRSIADQARTIRIPVHMIETINKMNRISRQHLQEFGFEPDAGILAAKMEIPEDKIRKIMKIAKEPISMETPIGDDDDSHLGDFIEDSSNTAPIEAAMQAGLRDVVKDILDSLTPREAKVLRMRFGIEMSTDHTLEEVGKQFDVTRERIRQIEAKALRKLKHPSRSDKLRSFIDTL, encoded by the coding sequence ATGCCCAGTTCAAAGAAGCCTGCTCCTTCACTCGCCAAAAGCGTCGCCGCGAAGTCTGTCGCAGAAAAACCGTTGAAAGCTGGCGTTATGCCGGCAACTAAGTCGGGTGCCGCCGCTTCCAAATCGGCAGCCGCAACGAAAGTGAAAACCGTGCCCACGAAATCGACCTCCATCGACGATCCGAAAAAAGCAGCCGCCAAGGCGGTTGCCGCCGCCCCTGCCGCCAAGAAGGTAGGCCGCCCGCCCAAGGCCGCCGGCGCCGCCGCGCCCGCCACCGGCGCCAAGCGCGGCCGCAAGCCCAAGGCCGGCAACGAAGCGCCCGAAAGCGACGTCGATCTGTCGGACATCGAGGAAGACCTGGCCGGCGACGAACCGGCAACCGCCACGACCGAGGAAAAGGTCAAGCCGCTGCGCATGAAGATCAGCAAGGCGAAGGAACGCGCCTTGATGAAGGAGTTCGGCCTCGACGAGACCGTGCTCTCCGAGGAAGACCTGGCCAAGCGCCGCTCGCGCCTGAAGACGCTGATTACCCTGGGCAAGACCCGCGGCTACCTCACGCACGGCGAGATCTCCGACCACCTGCCCGACAAGCTGGTCGACGCGGAGACCATGGAAGTCGTGGTCACCATGCTCAACGACATGGGTGTGGCGGTGTACGAGCAGACGCCCGACGCCGAGACCCTGCTGCTGAACAACACCGCCCCCACCGCCACCACGGTGGAAGAAGCCGAGGAAGAAGCCGAAGCGGCCCTGTCCACGGTGGACAGCGAATTCGGCCGCACGACCGATCCGGTGCGCATGTACATGCGCGAAATGGGCACGGTCGAGCTGCTCACGCGCGAAGGCGAAATCGAAATCGCCAAGCGCATCGAAGGCGGCCTGATGGCCATGATGGAAGCCATCTCGGCCTCCCCCGCCACCATCGCCGAGATCCTGCGCCTGGCCGCCGACATCCGTGAAGGCAAGGTCGTCATCTCCACCGTGGTGGACGGCTTCTCGAACCCCAACGAGGCCGACGACTACGTGGCCGAGGAAGACTTCGACGAGTTCGACGAGGAAGACGACGACGACGGCAAGGGCGGCTCCAAGGCCCTCACCAAGAAGCTCGAGGAACTCAAGCGCGATGCGCTCGAGCGCTTCGACCGCATTGCCTCGATGTTCGAGAAGGTCCACAAGATCTACGACAAGGAAGGCTACGGCACGCCCGCCTACGAGAAGGCCCAGCAGGCCCTGTCGGACGAGCTCATGACCATCCGCTTCACGGCCAAGACCATCGAGAAGCTGTGCGACCTGGTTCGCACGCAGGTGGACGACGTGCGCAAGAAGGAGCGCGAGCTGCGCCGCATCATCGTGGACAAGTGCGGCTTCCCGCAGGACGAATTCATCCGCGATTTCTCGGGCTACGACAAGAACGGCAACCGCGTGCCCTCGAACCTGCTGAACCAGAAGTGGGTCGAGAAGCAGGCCGCTGCCGGCAAGCCCTGGAGCGCCGTGCTCGCACGCAACATTCCGCCGGTGCAGGAACTGCAGCAGAAGCTCGCCGACATCCAGTCGCGCGTGGTGGTGCCGCTGACCCAGCTCAAGGAAATCAACAAGCGCATGAACGAGGGCGAGTCGTCCTCGCGCGATGCCAAGAAGGAAATGATCGAGGCCAACCTGCGCCTCGTGATCTCCATCGCCAAGAAGTACACCAACCGCGGCCTGCAGTTCCTGGACCTGATCCAGGAGGGCAACATCGGCCTGATGAAGGCAGTCGACAAGTTCGAATACCGCCGCGGCTACAAGTTCTCGACCTACGCCACGTGGTGGATCCGCCAGGCCATCACGCGCTCGATCGCCGACCAGGCGCGCACCATCCGCATTCCGGTGCACATGATCGAGACGATCAACAAGATGAACCGCATCTCGCGCCAGCATCTGCAGGAGTTCGGCTTCGAGCCCGACGCCGGCATCCTGGCCGCCAAGATGGAGATCCCGGAAGACAAGATCCGCAAGATCATGAAGATCGCCAAGGAGCCGATCTCGATGGAAACCCCCATCGGCGACGACGACGATTCGCACCTGGGCGACTTCATCGAGGACAGCAGCAACACGGCCCCCATCGAGGCCGCGATGCAGGCGGGCCTGCGCGACGTGGTCAAGGACATCCTCGACAGCCTCACGCCGCGCGAAGCCAAGGTGCTGCGCATGCGCTTCGGCATCGAGATGTCGACGGACCACACGCTGGAAGAAGTCGGCAAGCAGTTCGACGTGACGCGCGAGCGCATCCGCCAGATCGAGGCGAAGGCGCTGCGCAAGCTCAAGCATCCGTCGCGTTCGGACAAACTGCGCAGCTTCATCGATACTCTGTAA
- a CDS encoding multidrug effflux MFS transporter, with protein MNPDADKLWQAPRWALAVLLAVLGMLGPFSIDTYIPAFSGIARSIGATPAEMQQTLSAYLFGFAFMNLFHGALSDSFGRRPVVLWGLAVFTIASLGCALSQNIAQLVLFRGLQGLSTGAGIVVSRAVIRDMFPPAEAQRVMSQVTIYFGVAPAIAPIIGGFLFVHAGWHAVFWFLVAVGVVLFAANYKLLPETLHPSHRQSFHVRHLLRGYWDLCSDPRFLLLALASGVPFNGMFLYVLAAPAFLGDHLALQPQQFFWFFLLTIGGIMLGARASGRMAGKVTPKRQIRDGFLIMLITSVINVAANSLFDAHVAWALWPLAVFAFGWALMVPVVTLLVLDLHPERRGMASSLQAVIGSTANGVVAGAIAPLVMHSTLALAVTSMLMLGIGLVAWVWLHGRWPEIGRTLANET; from the coding sequence ATGAATCCCGATGCAGACAAACTCTGGCAGGCCCCGCGCTGGGCACTGGCCGTGCTGCTCGCGGTGCTGGGCATGCTGGGTCCGTTCTCCATCGACACCTACATTCCGGCCTTCTCGGGCATTGCGCGCTCCATCGGCGCCACGCCGGCCGAGATGCAGCAGACGCTCTCGGCCTACCTGTTCGGCTTTGCCTTCATGAACCTGTTCCATGGCGCGCTGTCGGACAGCTTCGGCCGCCGGCCCGTGGTGCTGTGGGGGCTCGCGGTGTTCACCATCGCCTCGCTGGGCTGCGCGCTGTCGCAGAACATCGCGCAGCTGGTGCTGTTCCGCGGGCTGCAGGGCCTGTCGACCGGCGCGGGCATCGTGGTGTCGCGCGCCGTGATCCGCGACATGTTTCCGCCGGCCGAAGCGCAGCGCGTGATGAGCCAGGTGACGATCTACTTCGGCGTGGCGCCGGCGATCGCGCCGATCATCGGCGGCTTCCTGTTCGTGCATGCGGGCTGGCACGCGGTGTTCTGGTTCCTGGTGGCGGTCGGCGTGGTGCTGTTCGCGGCCAACTACAAGCTGCTGCCGGAGACGCTGCATCCCTCGCACCGCCAGTCCTTCCATGTGCGGCACCTGCTGCGCGGCTATTGGGACCTGTGTTCCGATCCGCGTTTCCTGCTGCTCGCGCTCGCGAGCGGCGTGCCGTTCAACGGCATGTTCCTCTACGTGCTGGCCGCGCCCGCCTTCCTGGGCGACCACCTCGCGCTGCAGCCGCAGCAGTTCTTCTGGTTCTTCCTGCTGACCATCGGCGGCATCATGCTGGGCGCGCGCGCCAGCGGCCGCATGGCGGGCAAGGTGACGCCCAAGCGGCAGATCCGCGACGGCTTCCTGATCATGCTGATCACCTCGGTGATCAACGTGGCGGCCAACTCGCTCTTCGATGCGCACGTGGCATGGGCGCTGTGGCCGCTGGCGGTGTTCGCCTTCGGCTGGGCGCTGATGGTGCCGGTGGTCACGCTGCTGGTGCTCGACCTGCACCCCGAGCGCCGCGGCATGGCCTCGTCGCTGCAGGCCGTGATCGGCTCGACCGCCAATGGCGTGGTGGCCGGCGCGATCGCGCCGCTGGTGATGCATTCCACGCTGGCGCTCGCCGTCACCTCCATGCTGATGCTCGGCATCGGCCTGGTCGCCTGGGTCTGGCTGCACGGCCGCTGGCCCGAGATCGGACGAACTCTCGCCAACGAAACCTGA